A window of Salvia splendens isolate huo1 chromosome 8, SspV2, whole genome shotgun sequence genomic DNA:
TCCTATATGTGACTGTGATATACTATAAGATACTCTATTACTATAATCATTTTGTAACAataagatttttaaaatatataaagaaaaCCAAAAATGGAGATCCATTGTTTGTTCATCTCTGCAAATATCAATCCCCATAAACAACAGTGTTCCTTAATTCCTACGCTTTCTCTGCCATAAATCATCATCAACCATGTGGAGTTTCTTCAACAATACCCAAATAAAAGGATAAAAgcttatacaaaaaataaagtaaCAAAAAAGAAATTGCTTCTCATTTTAGCttatagaaaaataaagtagCATAAAGAAAATGCTTCTCATATTAGTATTTTCAGCTTTCACATCTCTCGAGAAAAACATATTCCCTCATGCTTGTCTCCAACTCCCTCACCTCtatttattttcacttttttatatgCCCAACTATCATACTACTACATGTTTATTCAATTAGAGACAAATCACAAAATTTAGTCAAATTATAATCACAtttcttaaatttgaaaatgaaatattcAATCAGCAAGTTTCGACTAATAGTATCAATTGAATTTGGAAATGGAATACTAAATCAGCAAATTTCAATTGATCATAATTGTATCTTTTTCATACAAAATAATGTCTCTCGATGATCTGATATTCCATTTtagtatttatttcaattaaCTATATGGTACTCCATACTAGTATCATTAAAATCAATAGTAGTACTTTTAAATTTGACTAATTTATCTCGAGTGTATCGCCCATAAAACATTACCACTATTCACCTTATAATTTATCGTTATTCACCAGCATTGTGCTacaaacaaaaattaatgtGTAAACACTTTAGAAGTActttattagtaattttttgCTATAAAAAGGCAGAATATAAGAAAACGTCTCCATCTGGTAAATATTGATAGATAGTGTTTCCCTGTAATAAAAAAGCATAAACCCAGTGTTGAACATTTCATGTTCTGATGGGGAAGAATTCTTCATGGCTGAATGCAGTGAAGAAGGCCTTCAGATCTCCCACCAATGATGACAAGAAGATCAAGATCACCACAACAAGACAAGACCAAGAAAATgtatgctctctctctctctctctctctctctctctctctctctctctctctctctctctctctctctctctctctctctctctctctctctctctctctctctctctctctctctctctctctctctctctctctctctctctctctctctctctctctctcttgattACTATAActaaatgtgtgtgtgtgtgtgtgtttgattCAGAAAAGGGGGAAGAAGAGATGGATTTTCCGGAGGAATCTAAGCATTGAGAGCGCGAAATGTGCGACTTCTTCGGCGGTGGGGATTTGCGGTGGAGAAGAGAGTTCGGTGAGGAGGCAGCAGCCCAAAATGAAGCCCCCgtttgcggcggcggcggaggaggagatTGTTTTGGTGAGAGAAGACAAGGCGGCGATTCTCATTCAGAGAATCTTCAGAGGATACCTGGTAATAATAATTTCCGAATTTCATGCATTTTTGTGAATATTATACGTTTTGACTTttgtaattataattgaattaaaatctaatttttgtattaaaatttattcTGATCTCATCCTCCTTTGTAAAATTTCGTGTTTGGATAATGAATGTTATCTAGAGTGTGTAACAATATTGTGTGGAAAAGACAAACTATACACCTtcacataaacaaataaaatacccAAATCGACGTAATTTTATCTTAGATATTAAACCTCCTCGTTTtgatttttcaataaaatttacACTACAAAATTGTAATTTTACCCCTCTTACTAAAGTaagaaaatttatatttatcttTAACATCCACCTCGGGTTGTAAATCATTTTCACGAAAATGAATCTACCGGTGTCGATATTAtgttctggatccgccactgataCGTTCACGTGATGGAGATAAGTGGGTAGCTTTATAAAATTGTCAATATGGTGGATATAATTTGTGTTTATTTTATACCAAAattgttattatatttttatttaatagtattatttaatcatTTGTTCCAACGTTACTTGATTAGGCAAGGAGAGCTCTAAATGCTCTACAAGGCGTGGTGAAACTGCAAGCATTAATAAGAGGCCATAATGTCCGAAAACGTGCAAAAATGACCCTCCAATGCATCCAATCTTTGGTTCGAGTCCAAGCTATCGTTTGTGATCAGCGCCGGAGGCTGTCGTGCGAAGCCGTGTTTCGCCCTGACAGCATCAGGCAGTCGAGCCGAGCTTCGAATAGCTTGGGCGTGGGCCCCACCGAGCTCGGGGAAATCCACGCCCTCATACAAAAGGCAAAAGAATGCTCACTCAAACAGGGCAACGCATTAGCCCATGCACTGTCTCAACAAGTAAATGATTAATGATTTCTCATTTATCCTATAATGGCTCGAACTTCCAACCTATTAATTGGATAGAAAGTAGTCTTTTCAATAGTGTATAattatcacaaacacttcattttttttatttacttttgcatACCTCTTTCTCTAaatatatcaaactaatgtgcaGTTGATGAACTAATGTATATATCataaacatttcatttttcagATTTGGGGCACAGATGTAGAAGATTATTCAAGGAGGGAAAATGGCTATAGTTGGATGAGGAAAGATAGGTATCTATGCAATCAAAGGGATCCAATCAACACTAGTGAAGTGAAGAGCCACCAATCTCCGAGAACCCCGGCATGGTCCAAGACTAGGTCCATCCCGTGCAGCCCGCACGGGGAAGCTAGCTCGCGAAGGGTGAGCATGAGCGAGAGGTCTTGCCCGTTGCCTCGGCCAAACTATATGGCGGCCACTGCCTCGGCCATGGCGCGTGTTAGGCCAAACAGCACGCCAAGGCAGAGGCCGTTGAGTCCGGGCAGGGAGGCGGCCGGCACGGCTAGGAAGCGCCTCTCCTTCCCAGCCCTGGAATTTGAGGATCAATCCAACTTCCAAAGATGGAGAGATGAGCCTTACTATGGCACAGATTGAGTGAGACATGGAGGCAAGATGTGGCtgatttttctttaatcttACATTTGTAGATTGTACATGGTTTTGAATGTAATAAGCTTAGGAAACAATCTTGGATATGCCCACAACAACTTATGTCTGATCTTGATTCTTGTTTTCTTCTAATTTCACAATTTTTTGCTCTGTTTTGCTATGTTAGCATAAATGTGTTGCCAACTCCAGTGCAAGATGATTTATCCCACactgttttgttttatatatagAGGATTAATAATGGTTCTCCATTTATCTTTTTGATTAATTGAAATCTTGTTTGACTAGTAATTGACTTGATTATGTAAAACAAATGaactaggagtagtatttatctTGATAAGCTAGTATTTTGTGATAAATTATTATGTTTAGTTTGTAACATTGATACTTTCATTAAGAAGCCTCAACTCAGAGTGATGGCTTGGGGAAAGAGTCAGTTGTAAACAATGTGACATTTAGGAGCCAACTCAAAGTAATGGCCCATGGAGTGATAGTCTGGCAAAGGAGTCGGTCGTCAGAGTGTGGCCTGGGGAGAGAGCCAGCCGTAGCCAACGAAGTGTCTAGTAGCCAACTCGAGATGGTGGCCCACAGAGTGATAGCATGGGAAAGGAGTCGGCCGTGACCAATTATTGAGAAGCCGAAAAAGATTCAAGAACACGAGCACGCATACATACTATATATAATCAATAGGTGCGCCGAAAAGGGTAGAGAGCATTATTCATAGCACTAGTAAAAAATTTGGTGAGTGAAAATCCCTTTTGTCATGCATGAAAAGATGTTCAAATATACGCTTTAGTAATGTGGGATCCTTAATTTTCAGCTTTAGTGGAATAATATAATGTATGTCACGTTC
This region includes:
- the LOC121743822 gene encoding protein IQ-DOMAIN 17-like; protein product: MGKNSSWLNAVKKAFRSPTNDDKKIKITTTRQDQENKRGKKRWIFRRNLSIESAKCATSSAVGICGGEESSVRRQQPKMKPPFAAAAEEEIVLVREDKAAILIQRIFRGYLARRALNALQGVVKLQALIRGHNVRKRAKMTLQCIQSLVRVQAIVCDQRRRLSCEAVFRPDSIRQSSRASNSLGVGPTELGEIHALIQKAKECSLKQGNALAHALSQQIWGTDVEDYSRRENGYSWMRKDRYLCNQRDPINTSEVKSHQSPRTPAWSKTRSIPCSPHGEASSRRVSMSERSCPLPRPNYMAATASAMARVRPNSTPRQRPLSPGREAAGTARKRLSFPALEFEDQSNFQRWRDEPYYGTD